One Osmerus mordax isolate fOsmMor3 chromosome 25, fOsmMor3.pri, whole genome shotgun sequence DNA window includes the following coding sequences:
- the snx12 gene encoding sorting nexin-12 isoform X1 codes for MSEPTVADTRRLNSKPQDLTDAYGPPSNFLEIDVYDPQTIGVGRNRFTTYEVRMRTNLPIFKLKDSCVRRRYSDFEWLKNELERDSKIVVPPLPGKALKRQLPFRGDEGIFEESFIEERRLGLEQFINRCLWTQARAVSPVTQHYPALQPSRVTQPRSRGASHMLRSRGKVCSGGTDQKQPAVPTCPDTDATSSHSTCFYFCLSLSLSFCFTVTL; via the exons ATGTCAGAACCAACGGTGGCGGATACTCGTCGGTTGAACTCCAAGCCCCAGGATCTAACAGATGCTTACGGTCCCCCAAGCAATTTTCTGGAAATTGACGTTTATGACCCACAAACTATTGGAGTTGGGCGGAACCGTTTCACAACTTACGAAGTTCGTATGCGG ACAAACCTTCCCATCTTCAAACTGAAGGACTCGTGCGTCCGGAGGAGGTACAGTGACTTCGAGTGGTTGAAGAATGAGTTGGAACGAGACAGCAAG ATTGTAGTGCCCCCACTGCCTGGCAAGGCCCTGAAGAGGCAGTTGCCTTTCCGGGGGGATGAGGGCATCTTCGAGGAGTCCTTCATCGAGGAGCGACGGCTCGGCCTGGAGCAGTTCATCAACAGGTGCCTATGGACGCAGGCTAGAGCAGTCAGCCCTGTAACCCAGCATTACCCTGCCCTACAACCCAGCCGTGTAACTCAGCCCAGAAGCAGAGGTGctagccat ATGCTGAGGTCCAGAGGAAAGGTGTGTAGTGGTGGAACTGACCAGAAGCAGCCCGCGGTCCCAACATGTCCTGACACAGATGCTACCAGCTCCCACTCCACTTGTTTCTACTTttgtctttccctgtctctatctttctgtttCACAGTCACTCTTTAA
- the snx12 gene encoding sorting nexin-12 isoform X2 produces MSEPTVADTRRLNSKPQDLTDAYGPPSNFLEIDVYDPQTIGVGRNRFTTYEVRMRTNLPIFKLKDSCVRRRYSDFEWLKNELERDSKIVVPPLPGKALKRQLPFRGDEGIFEESFIEERRLGLEQFINRIAGHPLAQNERCLHMFLQDESIDRNYIPGKVRL; encoded by the exons ATGTCAGAACCAACGGTGGCGGATACTCGTCGGTTGAACTCCAAGCCCCAGGATCTAACAGATGCTTACGGTCCCCCAAGCAATTTTCTGGAAATTGACGTTTATGACCCACAAACTATTGGAGTTGGGCGGAACCGTTTCACAACTTACGAAGTTCGTATGCGG ACAAACCTTCCCATCTTCAAACTGAAGGACTCGTGCGTCCGGAGGAGGTACAGTGACTTCGAGTGGTTGAAGAATGAGTTGGAACGAGACAGCAAG ATTGTAGTGCCCCCACTGCCTGGCAAGGCCCTGAAGAGGCAGTTGCCTTTCCGGGGGGATGAGGGCATCTTCGAGGAGTCCTTCATCGAGGAGCGACGGCTCGGCCTGGAGCAGTTCATCAACAG aattGCAGGTCACCCTCTGGCCCAGAATGAGCGCTGTCTTCACATGTTCCTGCAGGACGAGAGCATCGACCGCAACTACATTCCTGGAAAAGTACGGCtttag
- the LOC136933556 gene encoding cytokine receptor common subunit gamma-like: MMLVALFLLIQLSGHESTICPEVNCSIVNLDSVECRWRGQVNYTFYSRYKTTPYSECSSYVLEQGLVIGCSEAYKDLKDRFNTFSTNLTHENCSTVKIHDLKASVKMNPPTNLTVKNIDGHELWLYWNNSMNYHCLESEVWHKTNNSEWKSFICNNLKHDFSVPLPSQSLRYVFQVRTRVSDYCHQSEFWSEWSQAISWGPIIAHSRKVTGPPGVAVTVWTPLLAVVAALTLLLLVMLLLHNERLKVILVPMVPNPAKNPILAELLDTHNGNVEEWLHISKELKEGFKPNFSERACSVREYTTQSASQSESSATVTIDQSDCSVSISTDQSDCLSNSGSSSTSTSSLPITSGEEQAGL; this comes from the exons ATGATGCTGGTTGCCTTGTTTCTCCTCATCCAGCTCAGTGGACATGAGTCCACCATCTGTCCAG AGGTGAACTGTTCGATCGTGAACCTGGACTCGGTTGAATGCAGGTGGAGAGGCCAGGTCAACTATACCTTCTACAGCCG ATATAAGACTACCCCATATAGTGAATGCTCCAGTTATGTCCTGGAGCAGGGCCTGGTTATTGGCTGCAGTGAGGCCTATAAGGACCTTAAAGACAGATTCAATACTTTTTCCACCAACCTCACACACGAAAACTGCTCAACTGTGAAGATACATGACCTCAAAGCCAGTG TGAAAATGAATCCTCCAACCAACCTGACAGTGAAGAACATCGATGGACACGAGCTGTGGCTGTACTGGAACAACTCCATGAACTACCACTGCCTGGAAAGCGAAGTTTGGCACAAGACCAACAACAGTGAATGGAAG AGTTTCATCTGTAACAACTTGAAGCATGACTTCagtgtccccctgccctcccaaaGCCTCCGCTATGTGTTTCAAGTGAGGACGCGAGTGTCAGACTACTGTCATCAGTCCGAGTTCTGGAGTGAGTGGAGCCAGGCAATCTCCTGGGGTCCAATCATAG CACACAGCCGTAAGGTCACGGGGCCGCCTGGCGTTGCCGTGACGGTGTGGACTCCCCTGCTGGCTGTGGTGGCCGCCCTCACCCTCCTGCTGCTGGTTATGCTTCTGCTCCACAATGAGAG GCTTAAAGTTATCCTCGTTCCCATGGTTCCAAACCCGGCCAAGAACCCCATCCTGGCGGAGCTGCTGGACACCCACAACGGCAATGTGGAG GAATGGCTCCACATCTCTAAGGAGCTGAAAGAGGGGTTCAAACCCAACTTCAGTGAGCGCGCCTGCTCTGTCCGCGAGTACACcactcagtcagccagccaatcagagagctctGCCACAGTAACCATCGACCAATCCGActgctctgtctccatctccactGACCAGTCCGACTGCCTGTCCAACTCTGGTTCGTCGTCCACCAGCACCTCCAGTCTTCCCATCACGTCTGGAGAGGAACAGGCAGGTCTTTAG
- the LOC136933519 gene encoding sodium/hydrogen exchanger 6-like, translated as MGSSAKHFALKPSKTLLILPCLFTFLLVGSQGENTAMDNVATERMAEESHRQDSAYLLIYIMLLTLTILTIWLFKHRRFRFLHETGLAMIYGLLAGVILRFGVHVPQNLNNVTMSCSVNASPATLLVNASGRFYEYTLKGEVSRGKGHQVQDDEMLRKLTFDPEVFFNILLPPIIFHAGYSLKRRHFFRNIGSILTYAFMGTVISCFVIGLLMYGCVSFMKAVGQLRGDFFFTDCLFFGAIVSATDPVTVLAIFNELRVDVDLYALLFGESVLNDAVAIILSSSIGAYQPTGDNSHSFQASAMGKSFGVFLVVFSGSLALGVATGVMTALVTKFTKLRDFPLLETALFFLMSWSTFLLAEACGFTGVVSVLFCGITQAHYTYNNLSPESQERTKQLFEVLNFLAENFIFSYMGLTLFSFQSHVFNPMFIIGAFIAVFLGRAANIYPLSFLLNLGRKNKISYNFQHVMMFAGLRGAMTFALSIRDTASYARQMMFSTTLLIVFFTVWLCGGGTTPMLSFMSIRVGVNSDQDSSVTVLDDTQHSSTKHESAWPFRIWYNFDRNYLKPLLTHSGPPLTAVLPACCGPLAHCLTSTQAYENDGRLHEDDAELIEEQGSIYADVTISTDASGRTSTLRKLPSSGGGGLDEGVEEGLGVGHELVIRGTRLVLPMEDPPEAPVRLLPPPSPPHSDQRWHRL; from the exons ATGGGATCATCAGCAAAACATTTTGCTCTGAAGCCGTCGAAGACGCTGCTTATTTTACCCTGTCTGTTTACATTTCTTCTCGTAGGAAGCCAAGGAGAGAACACTGCCATGGACAATGTTGCTACTGAAAGAATGGCTGAAGAAAGCCATAGACAAGACAGTGCCTATCTACTTATATACATAATGCTCTTAACACTGACCATTTTAACCATATGGCTGTTTAAACACCGTCGATTCAGGTTTTTACATGAAACGGGACTGGCCATGATATATG GTTTGCTGGCTGGGGTCATTCTCCGCTTCGGAGTGCACGTACCCCAAAACCTGAACAACGTGACTAtgagctgcagtgtgaacgccaGCCCCGCGACTCTGCTGGTGAACGCCAGCGGACGCTTCTACGAGTACACCTTAAAGGGAGAGGTCAGCAGGGGCAAAGGTCATCAAGTCCAGGATGATGAGATGCTGAGGAAG CTGACATTTGACCCGGAAGTGTTTTTCAATATCTTGTTGCCTCCAATCATCTTCCATGCTGGCTATAGTTTGAAAAGG AGGCACTTCTTCCGGAACATTGGCTCCATCCTGACCTATGCCTTCATGGGAACAGTCATATCATGCTTCGTCATCGG GCTCCTGATGTATGGCTGTGTGTCGTTCATGAAGGCCGTTGGCCAGCTGAGAGGAGACTTCTTCTTCACTGACTGCCTCTTCTTTGGTGCCATAGTGTCTGCCACAGACCCAG tCACAGTCCTGGCCATTTTCAACGAGCTAAGGGTGGATGTGGACCTGTACGCCCTTCTGTTTGGAGAGAGTGTCCTCAATGACGCTGTGGCTATCATCCTTTCCtc GTCTATCGGGGCCTACCAGCCCACAGGGGACAACAGCCACAGCTTCCAGGCGTCTGCCATGGGCAAGTCCTTTGGTGTGTTTCTGGTCGTCTTCAGCGGGTCCTTGGCTCTGGGAGTGGCCACTGGGGTCATGACTGCACTC GTGACCAAGTTCACCAAGCTGAGAGACTTCCCCCTTTTGGAGACggccctcttcttcctcatgtCCTGGAGCACCTTCCTGCTGGCTGAGGCCTGCGGCTTCactg GGGTGGTGTCTGTGCTCTTCTGTGGGATCACTCAGGCTCACTACACCTACAACAACCTCTCCCCCGAGTCCCAGGAAAGAACTAAACAg ctgtttgAGGTGCTCAACTTCCTGGCGGAGAACTTCATCTTCTCCTACATGGGTCTGACGCTCTTCTCCTTCCAGTCTCACGTCTTCAACCCCATGTTCATCATCGGAGCCTTC ATAGCAGTATTCCTGGGGAGGGCAGCCAACATCTACCCCCTGTCCTTCCTGCTCAACCTAGGGCGTAAGAACAAGATCAGCTACAACTTCCAGCATGTCATGATGTTTGCAG GTCTGCGCGGAGCCATGACTTTTGCCCTCTCCATCCGTGACACGGCCAGCTACGCGCGTCAGATGATGTTTTCCACCACCCTGCTCATCGTGTTCTTCACcgtgtggctgtgtggaggaGGCACCACCCCAATGCTGTCCTTCATGAGCATCCG AGTGGGCGTCAACTCGGATCAAGACAGCTCT gtgaCTGTCCTGGATGACACTCAGCACAGCAGCACCAAACATGAGAGTGCCTGGCCCTTCAGGATTTGGTACAACTTCGACCGCAA cTACCTAAAGCCTCTGCTGACCCACAGTGGCCCCCCCCTCACTGCCGTCCTGCCGGCCTGCTGTGGACCACTGGCACACTGCCTCACCAGTACACAGGCCTacgag AACGACGGCCGTCTGCACGAGGACGACGCCGAGCTGATAGAGGAGCAGGGCTCCATTTACGCTGACGTCACCATCAGCACCGACGCCAGCGGGCGCACCAGCACACTCCGCAAACTCCCCTCCTCCGGGGGCGGGGGCCTGgacgagggggtggaggaggggctgggggtggggcatGAACTGGTCATCAGAGGAACACGTCTGGTCCTGCCCATGGAAGACCCTCCTGAAGCCCCTGTCCGCCTCctgccgcccccctcccctccccactctgACCAACGCTGGCATAGACTGTGA